One part of the Lotus japonicus ecotype B-129 chromosome 2, LjGifu_v1.2 genome encodes these proteins:
- the LOC130740180 gene encoding uncharacterized protein LOC130740180, which produces MAPSKGEEEALRLKGLAESKLQTSNNPKSALKYAKRAQRLFPELEGISEMVTSLTILSATDWYTVLGVEPFANSNAVRKQYKKLSLLLHPDKNNTHVAAASEEAFKLVGEAFRVLSDSALKKGYDAELRKKEAPTFWTACSACRLLHQFERRYVGHSLVCPNCNKSFEAVEAVLSDGSSDEGEKVGVRRNEKREVVLGVAAPNGVKGKVGGEKGLKGKVGDGDGVGDVGGGGSKKRMRSVGDVLERSKPKGIITGEETMTLAEFQSQVKRKVQQEKVKDKEEEWGRTDKRSSRKRVENKRGLEIGEVRTLKLPIKENAVKSKRGSEVGEERSLKKNVKLAIKEKPEASGKRKRLELEECGDANGGELEVMAVVDSDFYDFDKDRVERSFKKGQVWAAYDDDDGMPRHYALIDETVSANPFEVRISWLDLQSNADGKIVSREKMGFHIPCGRFKVARKDSINSVNIFSHVVDCDRVAREVYKIYPRKGSVWALYGEATLDADGRHFADEGKRCNDIVVFLTNYNEMNGLSMAYLEKVDGYKTVFKRQDTGSHAIRFLGKDNMWLISHQIPARKSPCIDETPELLEDCWELDPASLPSYLLTIGGIDN; this is translated from the coding sequence ATGGCACCGTcaaagggagaagaagaagctttgCGCCTCAAGGGTTTAGCAGAATCCAAGCTCCAAACCTCAAACAACCCCAAATCAGCTCTCAAATACGCCAAGCGGGCCCAGCGTCTCTTCCCTGAACTCGAAGGCATATCGGAGATGGTAACCTCTCTCACCATCCTCTCCGCCACCGATTGGTACACAGTCCTCGGCGTAGAGCCTTTCGCCAATTCCAACGCCGTTCGGAAGCAGTACAAGAAGCTCTCCCTGCTCCTTCACCCCGACAAGAACAACACCCACGTGGCGGCGGCCTCTGAAGAAGCCTTCAAGCTCGTCGGCGAGGCATTCCGCGTGCTCTCTGACAGTGCACTCAAGAAGGGCTATGATGCTGAGCTTCGGAAGAAGGAGGCTCCGACTTTCTGGACCGCGTGCTCCGCTTGCAGGCTGTTGCACCAGTTTGAGAGGAGGTATGTGGGTCATAGCCTTGTGTGTCCTAATTGTAACAAGAGTTTTGAGGCTGTGGAAGCGGTTCTGAGTGATGGGTCTTCTGATGAGGGTGAGAAGGTGGGGGTGAGGAGGAATGAGAAGAGGGAGGTGGTGCTTGGGGTTGCGGCACCGAATGGGGTGAAAGGGAAAGTGGGTGGTGAAAAGGGCTTGAAGGGTAAAGTTGGAGATGGTGATGGTGTGGGagatgttggtggtggtggttcgaAGAAGAGAATGCGTTCGGTTGGGGATGTGTTGGAGAGGTCAAAGCCTAAGGGGATTATAACTGGGGAGGAAACGATGACATTGGCTGAGTTTCAGTCTCAAGTGAAGAGGAAGGTACAGCAAGAGAAGGTGAAGGATAAGGAGGAGGAATGGGGCAGAACTGATAAGAGGAGCTCGAGGAAGAGAGTGGAAAATAagaggggtttagagattggtGAAGTGAGGACTTTGAAGCTTCCAATCAAGGAGAATGCTGTGAAGAGCAAGAGGGGTTCAGaggttggggaagagaggagttTGAAGAAGAATGTGAAGCTGGCAATCAAGGAAAAGCCTGAGGCTTCTGGGAAGAGAAAGAGATTGGAGCTTGAGGAGTGTGGGGATGCTAATGGAGGAGAGTTGGAGGTTATGGCTGTAGTGGATTCGgatttttatgattttgacaAAGATAGAGTGGAGAGGAGCTTTAAGAAAGGCCAAGTGTGGGCGGcgtatgatgatgatgatggaatGCCCAGGCATTATGCCTTGATTGATGAAACTGTTTCAGCAAATCCTTTTGAAGTGAGGATAAGTTGGTTGGATCTACAGAGTAATGCGGATGGAAAGATAGTCAGCAGGGAGAAAATGGGGTTTCACATACCTTGTGGCAGATTTAAAGTTGCCAGGAAGGATTCCATTAATTCAGTAAATATCTTTTCTCATGTTGTAGACTGTGACCGGGTAGCACGTGAGGTTTATAAAATTTATCCCAGGAAGGGCTCTGTATGGGCACTATACGGTGAGGCAACTCTTGATGCAGATGGAAGACATTTTGCAGATGAGGGCAAGAGATGCAATGACATTGTTGTATTTTTGACAAATTACAATGAGATGAATGGTCTGAGCATGGCATATCTTGAGAAGGTTGATGGTTACAAGACAGTTTTTAAGAGACAAGATACGGGGAGTCATGCCATTAGATTTCTTGGTAAGGACAACATGTGGTTAATTTCTCATCAGATTCCCGCACGGAAATCTCCTTGCATTGATGAGACTCCTGAACTCTTGGAAGACTGTTGGGAACTTGATCCTGCTTCACTTCCTTCATATTTACTTACTATCGGTGGCATAGATAATTGA